Proteins from one Cryptomeria japonica chromosome 4, Sugi_1.0, whole genome shotgun sequence genomic window:
- the LOC131028122 gene encoding germin-like protein 1-1 yields MIKASLSCILWLSIMVAINASDPDPLLDFCVADTAEANVKINGFVCKEPKTVKASDFFFRGLSNPLSTNNNLGFNITAGNVVNFPGVNTLGISINRGEFAPGGLNPPHIHPRATEIIFVMEGTILAGFISTGNVLFSQKLEKGDVFVIPRGLVHFQQNVGASYASTITAFNSQLPGVQVIASALFGADPSISQDVLTKAFNVNDQQLKELISGQTAAPAPAPVGH; encoded by the coding sequence ATGATCAAAGCTTCCCTGAGCTGCATTTTATGGCTATCTATAATGGTTGCCATTAATGCATCAGACCCAGATCCTCTGCTGGATTTCTGTGTGGCTGATACTGCTGAAGCAAATGTGAAGATCAACGGTTTTGTGTGCAAAGAGCCAAAGACAGTGAAGGCATCAGATTTCTTCTTTAGGGGACTATCTAATCCACTCTCAACCAACAACAATTTAGGGTTCAATATCACCGCTGGTAATGTGGTAAATTTCCCAGGAGTAAACACACTGGGCATATCAATCAACCGTGGGGAATTCGCCCCTGGTGGTTTGAATCCCCCTCATATTCATCCTCGGGCCACTGAGATCATATTTGTAATGGAGGGCACTATTTTGGCTGGTTTTATCAGCACAGGTAATGTGTTGTTCTCACAAAAGttggagaagggagatgtgtttgtAATTCCAAGGGGCTTGGTGCATTTCCAGCAGAACGTGGGGGCGTCATATGCTAGTACAATTACTGCTTTTAACAGCCAGCTGCCTGGTGTTCAAGTGATTGCGTCTGCCCTGTTCGGAGCcgatccttccatttcacaagatgtGTTGACCAAGGCATTTAATGTCAATGATCAACAGCTCAAAGAATTGATTTCTGGGCAAACCGCTGCACCTGCACCTGCACCAGTAGGGCATTAA